The following coding sequences are from one Lolium rigidum isolate FL_2022 chromosome 6, APGP_CSIRO_Lrig_0.1, whole genome shotgun sequence window:
- the LOC124662326 gene encoding germin-like protein 1-3: MANLLAVLLSACTALLALAAPLLAGDPEMLQDFCVAEYKSLEGPLRVNGFPCKRPENVMANDFFSDVLSLPGNTGNPVGSAVTAVNVDKLPGLNTLGMSISRVDYAPWGVNPPHTHPRATEIIFMVEGSLTVGFVTTAGNLFTRTVCKGELFVFPHGLVHFQRNNGGTPAMAISAFNSQLPGIQSVAVSLSRVSPSMPTDVLARAFQINAGMVEAVNSNSAPMY; encoded by the exons ATGGCCAATCTTCTCGCTGTCCTCCTCTCCGCCTGCACAGCCCTCCTGGCTCTCGCCGCGCCATTGCTCGCTGGCGACCCTGAAATGCTCCAGGACTTCTGCGTCGCCGAATACAAGTCCCTCGAAGGCC CACTGCGTGTGAACGGTTTCCCGTGCAAGAGGCCGGAGAATGTGATGGCGAACGACTTCTTCTCCGACGTGTTATCCCTCCCAGGCAACACCGGCAATCCGGTCGGTTCTGCGGTGACGGCGGTGAACGTGGACAAGCTCCCAGGACTCAACACCCTAGGCATGTCCATTTCTCGCGTTGACTACGCGCCTTGGGGCGTGAACCCGCCACACACTCACCCTCGAGCCACCGAGATCATCTTCATGGTCGAGGGCTCCCTCACTGTGGGCTTCGTCACCACCGCCGGCAATCTCTTCACCCGGACTGTCTGCAAGGGCGAGCTCTTCGTCTTCCCTCACGGCCTCGTCCACTTCCAGCGGAACAACGGCGGCACACCAGCCATGGCGATCTCGGCGTTCAACAGCCAGCTTCCTGGTATTCAGTCCGTCGCCGTGTCACTGTCAAGGGTGTCGCCGTCGATGCCCACCGATGTGCTGGCCAGGGCGTTCCAGATCAACGCCGGCATGGTGGAGGCCGTCAATTCCAACTCCGCGCCTATGTACTAG